The following proteins are encoded in a genomic region of Brachyspira pilosicoli:
- a CDS encoding ABC transporter substrate-binding protein, with the protein MKRIVFYLFVLTSVILIISCNKSSKNVAEDGSIIIQVFTRYGSESPDEVYFRQKVEEFNNMNNGVKVVTDYVVQEANYLDKLRVSFANGDTPNIFLEYGGSRVKDYLDADALVNIQTYFDTDKAWYDSFYASLFSDLKYDDYDGIWGVPFKSYTILLYYNKDIFAKNGLTPPETYDQLLAVCEKLKQAGIKPFQAGEKDIWRLGHLHNNIVYKTLGVGAAKKLADRTLSYDSPEMIGTYQKIYDMLEKGYLGTDILNTDYGTEVASFESEKSAMMWNGSWYVLETVGKDIYNKIGVVAFPYINPQYKTHAQGGASDMLYVSKLNKSEEEIEASIKFLKYITSEEYFRGLNEVAAAIPPVKFTPSENAPDNPVLDEVFKILNSYEALGSDVQNSDPASHMLDSVRNALQGLGMGNTPEECGKQIVERLNQ; encoded by the coding sequence ATGAAAAGAATAGTGTTTTATTTATTTGTTTTAACAAGTGTAATTCTTATAATCTCTTGTAACAAATCATCAAAAAATGTAGCTGAAGATGGCAGCATTATTATTCAAGTATTTACGAGATACGGTTCTGAAAGTCCGGATGAAGTTTATTTCAGACAGAAGGTAGAAGAATTCAATAATATGAATAATGGTGTAAAAGTGGTTACAGATTATGTTGTTCAGGAAGCCAATTATTTGGATAAGTTGAGAGTTTCTTTTGCTAATGGAGATACTCCTAATATTTTTCTTGAATACGGCGGTTCAAGAGTTAAAGATTATTTAGATGCAGATGCTTTAGTAAATATACAAACATATTTTGATACAGATAAAGCTTGGTATGATAGTTTTTATGCTTCACTTTTTAGCGATTTGAAATATGATGATTATGATGGAATTTGGGGTGTTCCTTTTAAATCATACACTATATTACTTTATTATAATAAAGATATTTTTGCTAAAAACGGTTTGACTCCGCCAGAAACTTATGATCAATTATTGGCAGTATGCGAAAAATTAAAGCAAGCAGGTATTAAACCTTTTCAAGCAGGTGAAAAAGATATTTGGAGATTGGGACACTTGCATAATAATATAGTATATAAGACATTAGGCGTAGGTGCCGCTAAAAAGCTTGCTGATAGAACTTTGTCTTATGACAGCCCTGAAATGATAGGAACTTATCAAAAGATTTATGATATGTTAGAAAAAGGATATTTAGGTACAGATATATTAAATACAGATTATGGTACAGAGGTAGCTTCATTTGAATCAGAAAAGTCTGCTATGATGTGGAATGGTTCTTGGTATGTATTAGAAACTGTTGGTAAAGATATATATAATAAAATAGGTGTTGTTGCTTTTCCATATATTAATCCTCAATATAAAACACATGCCCAAGGCGGAGCTTCAGATATGTTATATGTTTCTAAACTAAACAAGTCTGAAGAAGAAATAGAAGCATCTATAAAGTTTTTAAAATATATTACATCAGAAGAATATTTTAGAGGCTTAAACGAGGTGGCAGCTGCTATACCTCCTGTTAAATTTACCCCTTCAGAAAATGCTCCTGACAATCCTGTTTTAGATGAAGTATTTAAAATATTGAACAGTTACGAGGCATTAGGTTCAGATGTTCAAAATTCTGACCCTGCTTCACATATGTTGGATTCAGTTAGAAATGCTTTGCAAGGATTAGGTATGGGTAACACTCCTGAAGAATGCGGCAAACAAATTGTAGAACGTTTGAATCAATAA
- the lgt gene encoding prolipoprotein diacylglyceryl transferase: MKYPEFFTPFVFPENIPILGAIRWYGLMYIVGIGVSCLILNRLEKKGWIKFNNSKDGGAYDMVFYAAVGAIIGARVGYFLLYSPSSFLKPWEILGFNLDNGITFLGFAGMSFHGGLIGMIIGGYIFSKKYKYEFLTIADHATLPSSFALFFGRIGNFMNAELYGRVTDSPLGMIFPNYDAVGGYENWKELIPAIRPYTELRYPSQLYEAFLEGLVLALVSYIILALSQKNKNIRKGTRLFVWIFLYGLFRAVIEQFFRDVTEWTIGNITSGAIYSIIMMIVSLIMLIYIYTKKPDTKTLKQNKK, translated from the coding sequence ATGAAATACCCTGAATTTTTTACTCCGTTTGTATTTCCAGAAAATATACCAATACTTGGTGCTATTAGATGGTATGGACTTATGTATATAGTAGGAATTGGAGTTTCTTGCTTAATACTTAATCGTTTAGAAAAAAAAGGCTGGATTAAATTTAACAATTCAAAGGACGGCGGTGCTTATGATATGGTTTTTTATGCTGCTGTTGGTGCTATAATTGGAGCGAGGGTTGGATATTTTTTACTTTACTCACCTTCTTCTTTTTTAAAGCCTTGGGAGATATTAGGGTTTAATCTTGATAATGGAATAACTTTTTTAGGTTTTGCAGGAATGTCCTTTCATGGCGGACTTATAGGAATGATTATTGGAGGATATATATTCAGCAAAAAATATAAATATGAATTTTTAACTATAGCAGACCATGCAACACTCCCTTCAAGTTTTGCTTTATTTTTTGGAAGGATAGGAAACTTCATGAATGCCGAACTTTACGGAAGGGTTACTGATTCGCCTCTTGGAATGATATTTCCAAATTATGATGCCGTTGGAGGATATGAAAATTGGAAGGAATTGATACCGGCAATTAGACCATACACAGAATTAAGATACCCCTCACAATTATATGAAGCATTTCTTGAAGGTTTAGTTCTTGCTTTAGTGTCTTACATAATATTAGCATTAAGTCAAAAAAATAAGAATATAAGAAAAGGAACAAGACTATTTGTATGGATATTTTTATACGGACTTTTTAGAGCTGTGATAGAGCAGTTTTTCAGAGATGTTACAGAATGGACTATTGGCAATATCACATCTGGGGCAATATATTCTATAATAATGATGATAGTATCTTTAATAATGCTTATATATATTTACACAAAAAAGCCAGATACAAAAACATTAAAACAAAATAAAAAATAA
- the tgt gene encoding tRNA guanosine(34) transglycosylase Tgt, whose protein sequence is MSFSFEVLKNSTQTHARLGKIEVNGVVIDTPVFMPVGTKATVKALTPAMVEETESKIILANTYHLVLRPGLEVIKKFGGVKKFMNWKGAMLTDSGGFQVFSLAQLRKITDEGVEFRSHIDGSKYFFTPKSVMEAEHIIGADFIMSFDECCKADADYNYAKEAMLRTHKWAKECKEYHDSTPNSEYQYLGGIIQGGMFDDLRKESAETLVNMDFPFYSIGGLSVGETPEKMHEVLSKVMLYTNKQKPRYLMGVSEPRDILNSVMEGIDMFDCVMPTRNARNGEAFTMNGVVRIRNSKYRMDDTILEEGCDCYTCKNFSKAYLNHLDKSHEILFSILMTIHNIRFMQRFMKDLRNSIENDNFSEYRNTMMKRFYENE, encoded by the coding sequence ATGTCATTTTCTTTTGAAGTATTAAAAAACTCTACTCAAACACATGCAAGACTCGGTAAGATAGAAGTTAATGGGGTTGTAATAGATACACCTGTTTTTATGCCTGTAGGAACTAAGGCTACTGTAAAAGCATTAACTCCTGCTATGGTAGAGGAAACTGAAAGTAAGATTATACTTGCTAACACTTATCATTTAGTTTTAAGACCGGGGTTAGAAGTTATCAAAAAATTCGGCGGAGTTAAAAAGTTTATGAATTGGAAAGGAGCTATGCTCACAGATTCCGGAGGTTTTCAGGTATTTTCACTTGCTCAGCTAAGAAAAATCACCGATGAAGGAGTTGAATTTAGGTCTCATATAGATGGTTCAAAATATTTCTTTACTCCAAAAAGTGTAATGGAGGCAGAGCATATTATAGGGGCTGACTTTATAATGAGTTTTGATGAATGCTGTAAAGCTGATGCTGATTATAATTATGCAAAAGAGGCTATGCTTAGAACTCATAAATGGGCTAAAGAATGTAAAGAATATCATGACAGCACTCCTAACAGCGAATATCAATACTTAGGCGGTATAATACAGGGCGGAATGTTTGATGATTTAAGAAAAGAAAGTGCTGAGACTTTGGTTAATATGGATTTTCCTTTTTATTCTATAGGGGGGCTTTCTGTTGGTGAAACTCCAGAGAAGATGCATGAGGTGCTTTCTAAAGTTATGCTATATACAAACAAGCAAAAACCTCGTTATTTAATGGGGGTTAGTGAGCCTCGAGATATACTTAATTCTGTGATGGAAGGCATTGATATGTTTGACTGCGTGATGCCTACAAGAAATGCAAGAAATGGCGAAGCTTTTACTATGAATGGAGTTGTGAGGATTAGAAACTCAAAATATAGAATGGACGACACTATATTAGAAGAAGGATGCGACTGCTATACTTGTAAAAATTTCTCTAAAGCTTATCTTAATCATCTTGATAAATCGCATGAAATACTATTTTCTATACTTATGACTATACATAATATAAGATTTATGCAGAGATTTATGAAGGATTTAAGAAATAGTATAGAAAACGATAACTTTAGCGAATATAGAAACACTATGATGAAAAGATTTTACGAAAATGAATAA
- a CDS encoding tetratricopeptide repeat protein has protein sequence MAKDYSEHIKKYNEILNNNPNDINALTSLARIYIKENKLNEAEKYYNKILENNPDNTEALYIIGFINMQKSNYKKSIDNFIKLIELGIDNAFIYEYLAAMDKNNRETFLNKAIEKHNKNKLKRKDYERLSYMAYQSYKWKMYDFALYYAELSYSIKQTNDITNLLGCICFYKEEYDKALSYFHELNFNCNKENIYALCNIASCYRKKNSNNMAIKYLDKAKELDDNNKLIYYNIGTIYDKIGNRKSALENFNKAIEIDSDYIEAIEAKKLIYN, from the coding sequence ATGGCAAAAGATTATAGCGAACATATAAAAAAATATAATGAAATACTAAATAATAACCCTAATGATATAAACGCCCTCACTTCTTTAGCAAGAATATATATAAAAGAAAATAAGTTAAATGAGGCTGAGAAATATTATAATAAAATATTAGAAAACAACCCTGATAATACTGAAGCTTTGTATATTATAGGCTTTATTAATATGCAAAAAAGTAATTATAAAAAATCAATAGATAATTTTATTAAATTAATAGAGCTTGGAATAGATAATGCTTTTATATATGAATATTTAGCTGCAATGGATAAAAATAATAGAGAAACATTTTTAAATAAAGCAATAGAAAAACATAATAAAAACAAATTAAAAAGAAAAGATTATGAAAGGCTTTCATATATGGCATATCAGAGCTATAAATGGAAAATGTATGATTTCGCTCTATATTATGCTGAACTTTCATATTCCATAAAGCAAACTAATGATATTACAAATTTACTTGGATGTATTTGTTTTTATAAAGAAGAATATGACAAGGCACTTTCTTATTTTCACGAGCTTAATTTTAATTGCAATAAAGAAAATATATATGCATTATGCAATATAGCTTCTTGTTACAGAAAAAAAAATAGTAATAATATGGCTATAAAATATTTAGATAAAGCAAAAGAATTAGATGATAATAATAAATTAATATATTACAATATAGGAACTATATACGATAAGATTGGAAATAGAAAATCAGCTTTAGAAAACTTTAATAAAGCTATAGAAATTGATTCAGATTATATTGAAGCAATAGAAGCAAAAAAATTGATATATAATTAA
- a CDS encoding amino acid ABC transporter substrate-binding protein — protein sequence MKRILILFSMIIFAISCSKTETQNTQTDNSLQKVKDKGKLVLGLDDTFAPMGFRDEAGNIVGFDIDLAQEVANRLGVKLEVKPIDWASGILSLNKGDVDVLWNGFTINESRKQQINFSKPYLNNRLIIVKSSDRKDINSKEDLKGKVLGVQVGSNQEALEADPISKEAKEVRPYDVNVNAFLDLQAKRIDVVVIDEVAARYYISEENVNFEVVENSPLTEELYGIGFRKNDVELLNAVDKALDDMRADGKAAEISTKWFGKDIVVK from the coding sequence ATGAAACGTATATTAATTTTATTTTCTATGATTATTTTTGCTATATCTTGCTCAAAAACAGAAACGCAAAACACACAAACTGACAACTCTCTACAAAAAGTAAAAGACAAAGGCAAACTTGTATTAGGCTTGGATGATACTTTTGCCCCTATGGGTTTTAGAGATGAAGCTGGAAATATAGTTGGTTTTGATATAGATTTAGCTCAAGAAGTTGCTAATCGCTTAGGAGTAAAATTAGAAGTTAAGCCTATAGATTGGGCAAGCGGTATATTAAGCTTAAATAAGGGCGATGTTGATGTTTTATGGAATGGATTTACAATTAATGAAAGCAGAAAACAGCAAATTAATTTCTCTAAGCCATATCTTAATAACAGACTTATAATAGTAAAATCTTCTGACAGAAAAGACATTAACAGCAAAGAAGACTTAAAAGGAAAAGTGTTAGGGGTACAGGTTGGAAGCAATCAGGAGGCATTAGAAGCTGATCCTATAAGCAAAGAGGCTAAAGAGGTTAGACCTTATGATGTTAATGTTAATGCTTTCTTAGATTTACAAGCTAAGAGAATAGATGTTGTTGTAATAGATGAAGTTGCAGCACGTTATTATATATCTGAAGAGAATGTTAATTTTGAGGTTGTAGAAAATAGTCCATTAACTGAAGAGCTTTATGGTATAGGATTTAGAAAAAATGATGTAGAATTATTGAATGCTGTTGACAAAGCTTTAGATGATATGAGAGCTGATGGAAAAGCAGCAGAGATTTCTACTAAATGGTTTGGTAAAGACATAGTTGTAAAATAA
- a CDS encoding amino acid ABC transporter substrate-binding protein gives MKRIITLFFIFIFAISCSKTETQNAAQISADNSLQKVKESGKLVLGLDDTFAPMGFRDEDGNIVGFDIDLAKEVANRLGVELEAKPIDWSSAVLSLKKGDVDVVWNGFAISESRKQQVNFTKPYLNNRLMIVKNADRADIKTKEDLKGKILGVQTGSSNYESLEADPISKEAKEIRQYDFNVNAFLDLEAKRIDAVIVDEIVARYYISKENADFELLEEYPITYKSFGVGIRKTDAELLNAIDKALDDMRADGKAAEISTKWFGKDVFVRG, from the coding sequence ATGAAACGTATAATAACTTTATTCTTTATATTTATTTTTGCTATATCTTGCTCAAAAACAGAAACACAGAATGCTGCTCAAATTTCAGCAGATAATTCTTTACAAAAAGTAAAAGAAAGCGGAAAACTAGTATTAGGTTTAGATGACACTTTTGCCCCCATGGGTTTTAGAGATGAAGATGGAAACATAGTTGGTTTTGATATAGACTTAGCCAAAGAAGTTGCAAACCGCCTCGGGGTGGAGTTAGAGGCAAAACCTATAGATTGGTCCAGTGCTGTATTGAGCTTAAAGAAAGGCGATGTTGATGTGGTATGGAATGGCTTTGCTATTAGTGAAAGCAGAAAACAACAGGTTAATTTTACTAAACCATATCTTAATAACAGACTTATGATAGTAAAAAACGCAGACAGAGCTGATATTAAAACTAAAGAAGATTTAAAAGGAAAAATATTAGGAGTACAAACAGGAAGCAGTAATTATGAATCATTAGAAGCTGACCCTATAAGCAAAGAAGCTAAAGAAATTAGACAATATGATTTTAATGTTAATGCTTTTTTAGATTTAGAGGCTAAAAGAATAGATGCTGTAATAGTAGATGAAATAGTGGCTCGTTATTATATATCTAAAGAAAATGCTGATTTTGAACTTTTAGAAGAATACCCTATTACATATAAATCTTTTGGAGTTGGAATTAGAAAAACAGATGCAGAACTATTAAATGCTATCGATAAAGCTTTAGATGATATGAGAGCTGATGGAAAAGCGGCTGAAATATCTACTAAATGGTTTGGTAAAGATGTATTTGTAAGAGGATAA
- a CDS encoding amino acid ABC transporter substrate-binding protein, with translation MKRILILLSIFIFALSCSKNQTQNTEAADNSLEKVKESGKLVLGLDDTLAPMGFRDDNGDIVGFDIDLAREVANRLGVELEAKPIDWSSAILSLKKGDIDVIWNGFAVNESRKQQVNFTKPYLYNRLMIARYSDRNDIKSKEDLKGKIVGVQSGSSNYETLVNDPISKEVKEIRQYDSYVNAFLDLEAKRIDAVVVDEIVGRYYISKEKADFEVLEDNPITSQYLSVGLRKTDTELLNAIDKALDDMRADGKAAEISTKWFGKDIFIKG, from the coding sequence ATGAAACGTATATTAATTTTATTATCAATATTTATTTTTGCTTTATCTTGTTCAAAAAATCAAACACAAAATACCGAAGCAGCAGATAATTCTTTAGAAAAAGTAAAAGAAAGCGGAAAACTTGTATTAGGCTTAGATGATACTTTGGCACCAATGGGGTTTAGAGATGATAATGGTGATATAGTTGGTTTTGATATAGACTTAGCAAGGGAAGTTGCTAATCGTTTAGGGGTAGAGCTTGAGGCCAAACCTATAGATTGGTCTAGTGCTATATTGAGCTTAAAAAAAGGAGATATTGATGTGATATGGAATGGATTTGCTGTTAATGAAAGCAGAAAACAGCAAGTTAATTTCACTAAACCATATCTTTATAATAGACTTATGATAGCAAGATATTCTGACAGAAATGATATTAAAAGTAAAGAAGATTTGAAAGGAAAAATAGTAGGGGTACAAAGCGGAAGCAGTAATTATGAAACATTAGTAAATGACCCTATAAGTAAAGAAGTTAAAGAGATTAGACAATATGATTCTTATGTTAATGCTTTTTTGGATTTAGAGGCTAAAAGAATAGATGCTGTAGTGGTAGATGAAATAGTAGGACGTTATTACATATCTAAAGAAAAAGCTGATTTTGAAGTATTAGAAGATAACCCTATTACATCTCAATATCTTAGTGTAGGTCTAAGAAAAACAGATACAGAATTGTTAAATGCTATTGATAAAGCTTTAGATGATATGAGAGCTGATGGAAAAGCGGCTGAAATATCTACTAAATGGTTTGGCAAAGATATATTTATAAAAGGATAA
- a CDS encoding sodium ion-translocating decarboxylase subunit beta, whose protein sequence is MNNSLGLDFNYLFAGFYPPSFSQIIMILIGAYLIYMSIYYNKKPLLLLPMGVAILAANMPLPKITEDVINGFLGMIYNGASSGVYSVLVFFAVGTMIDLGLVLADPKNFFIGASSQIGIFVVFFMVSNLIGSDVAAATSIIGAADGSLAMYMTTLVTDARYFAPIVMASYLYMELLPILQIGVTKVLTTKKERTISMSYLRHVSRGEKIIFAVVAMALCGIFLANSFPLIAALLFGSILRESDIIKNFSVTIQKSLTGILTMLIGIAIGSSASADTFISLSTVLIFVFGFLSLILNTIIGVLVAKVINVLTGGKVNPIIGSAGLSAFPVPAWGAHIYGQENSSSNCLLLHAMAVNISGIISGAITVGIFLAFFH, encoded by the coding sequence ATGAATAATTCTTTAGGGTTGGATTTTAACTATTTATTTGCAGGTTTTTATCCGCCGTCTTTTTCGCAGATAATAATGATATTGATAGGTGCTTATTTAATTTATATGTCTATATATTATAATAAGAAACCTTTACTTCTTTTACCTATGGGAGTTGCTATACTTGCTGCTAATATGCCTTTACCTAAAATCACTGAAGATGTTATTAATGGTTTTTTGGGTATGATATATAATGGTGCAAGCAGCGGCGTTTATTCTGTGCTTGTATTTTTCGCCGTTGGTACTATGATAGATTTAGGTCTTGTACTTGCTGATCCCAAAAATTTTTTTATAGGTGCTAGTTCTCAAATTGGTATATTTGTTGTATTTTTTATGGTAAGCAATTTAATAGGCTCTGATGTGGCTGCTGCTACTTCTATTATAGGCGCAGCTGATGGTTCTTTGGCTATGTATATGACTACTTTAGTAACTGATGCGAGATATTTTGCCCCTATTGTAATGGCATCATATCTTTATATGGAACTTTTGCCTATACTACAGATTGGTGTTACTAAAGTTTTAACTACAAAGAAAGAAAGAACTATATCTATGTCATATTTAAGACATGTTTCAAGGGGAGAGAAGATTATATTTGCTGTGGTTGCTATGGCTCTTTGCGGTATATTTTTGGCTAATTCATTCCCGCTTATAGCTGCTCTTCTTTTTGGAAGTATTTTAAGAGAATCTGATATTATTAAAAATTTCTCAGTTACAATACAAAAATCTTTGACAGGAATTCTTACTATGCTTATTGGTATAGCTATAGGCTCTTCTGCTTCTGCTGATACTTTTATATCTTTAAGCACAGTATTAATATTTGTATTTGGATTTTTATCATTAATATTAAATACTATAATAGGTGTTTTAGTTGCTAAGGTTATCAATGTACTTACAGGCGGCAAGGTTAATCCTATAATAGGTTCTGCAGGACTTAGTGCTTTCCCGGTGCCTGCTTGGGGAGCTCATATATATGGTCAAGAAAATAGTTCTTCTAACTGTTTGCTTCTTCATGCTATGGCTGTTAATATTTCTGGTATAATTTCCGGTGCTATCACTGTTGGAATATTCCTTGCTTTTTTCCATTGA
- a CDS encoding biotin/lipoyl-containing protein, translating to MIKNYKVTVNGKSYDVSVEEIRNESAASNKVLSAAVNKVVNNQAANTKASAPTPAPVAQKAPAIDENAISVKATMPGTILSFNVAIGDKVTEGQVVAVLEAMKMENELTAPASGEVISIHVEKGSSVVEGQVILQIK from the coding sequence ATGATTAAAAATTATAAAGTAACTGTTAATGGAAAAAGTTATGATGTATCTGTTGAAGAGATAAGAAATGAGTCTGCTGCTTCAAATAAAGTTTTATCTGCTGCTGTTAATAAAGTTGTAAATAATCAGGCGGCTAATACAAAAGCTTCAGCACCTACACCAGCACCTGTTGCTCAAAAAGCTCCTGCTATAGATGAGAATGCAATATCAGTAAAAGCTACTATGCCTGGCACTATATTATCATTTAATGTTGCTATAGGAGACAAAGTAACAGAAGGACAGGTTGTTGCTGTATTAGAAGCTATGAAAATGGAAAATGAACTTACTGCTCCTGCTTCTGGAGAAGTTATATCTATACATGTTGAGAAAGGTTCATCTGTTGTAGAAGGTCAAGTAATATTGCAGATTAAGTAA
- a CDS encoding OadG family protein — protein sequence MDHNAAITIFGIISVLIVALVFYVLALVLSIIFKPRNIKKEEEISKVVEESKTKEEDLLDDSELVAAITACITAYSGNSKFVITSIKESKTPVWGMADRIK from the coding sequence ATGGATCATAATGCTGCTATTACAATATTCGGTATAATATCTGTTTTAATTGTTGCTTTGGTTTTTTATGTTTTAGCTTTAGTTTTAAGTATTATTTTTAAGCCAAGAAACATAAAGAAAGAAGAAGAGATTAGCAAGGTTGTAGAAGAGAGCAAAACTAAAGAAGAGGATTTATTAGATGACAGTGAGCTTGTAGCAGCTATTACTGCTTGTATCACTGCTTATAGCGGTAATTCTAAATTTGTAATAACTTCAATAAAAGAGTCTAAAACTCCTGTATGGGGTATGGCTGACAGAATAAAATAA